The Agrobacterium vitis region TTCACTGGAAACTGCGGTGATCTGTGCGGAAAAACTGGATGCCGTGTTGATCGTGTCTGACAATTCCGGCGATCCGGCCAAGGCGGAATGGTTGCAAGGCCTGGGCGGGCGGGTACGCTACCTGCATTCCAGCGCCGAGGACGCTGTTGCCAATCTGGTCAATGCACTCGACCAAGTGGAAACACCGTTTCTAATGCCCTTTGCGGATGACGACGCGGTCTATGTTCTCGACGGTCTGCCGGTGGGCGATCTATCCTCCCTGCCGCAGGATGTCATTGGCGTGCGACCGCGCACGATGATCTGGCGTGACGATGCGGGCGTGGCTGATGTCGTTACCGCCAGTCTGGATGCAGACGGGCCTTCGGCGCGGATACAGCAGTATGTCGATACGACCGGCGGCAATAACGCGCTTTATTACAGCATTTTTCGCAGTCAGCTATTTGCAGGGGTCCTAAAGACTTTCAACGCGCATCATCCGACGCGGGGCGCCTATTGCGATTGGAGTTTCGTTGCCGCTTTCCTGTGTTGTGGCAAGGTCTTGCATGATCCGGCGCTGATCTATTGCTATGATCTCGGGCAATGGAACTCTGTGGCGACTTTGGAGACCTCGTTTGACACGCTGCTGCTTCAAGTCGGCTTGCCGGAAAGAGCACGCCATTATCATGAATTTCTGTTGTTTCTGGATTTGCATAGCCTGCTTGGCTGGCGCGGCTTGCCTTTTGCGCCCCATGACCGCGGTGACGGGCTGCAGGCCAATATCCGGTTCAATCTGCGGGTATTCTGCAATCGGGTGGCGCGCCAGCCAGATCTTTATCCGCAGGAGGTCAAGGATGCGGTGGTGGCGCTTGGCACTAGTACCGATCCGGAAACGCTTTTTGCGACAATCCTGCCGGTGGCCGACAGCCTGAGACCTGGTCTTGCCGAGGAGTATCGCCGGTATCGAGCCGTGCTTGATGACGCTTAGAGTTTGTCTTAGGCAAAGTGGAACCCGGCTTCCCGAAAAGACAAACGAAAAAACCTAGGTTCGCTGGGTCTCACGGGCGCGCATCCGCTTTTCCACCCGCCGCAGGATGAGCGACAGGCCGATGGTGAGGATCAGGTAAATATAGGCGACGATGGAATAGGTCTCGAAAAACCGGAAGGACCCGGAGGCATAGATCTTTCCCGCCTGGCTGATATCGGCGACGCCCAGTACGGAGACCAGCGACGAATCCTTGACCATGGCAACGAAATCATTGGAGAGCGGCGGGAAAATAACCCGGATGGCCTGGGGCAGAACCACCAGGCAAAATCGCTGCGCGCGGTTCAATCCCAGCGATTTGGCCGCCTCGATCTGTCCCTTGTCGATGGATTCGATACCCGCCCTGAAGATTTCGGCGATAAAGGCCGAATAGCCGATGCAAAGCGCAAAAATCGCCCGCCACATCAGCGAGACATCGCGCACCTGAAGCGGTTCCAGCCAACCGGTGGAAACAAGCGGGGCGGTGAGGGTATTATAGAGGGCAACGAAGCCGGGCGCGCCGACGAAGGCCACGTAAAACAACAGCACCAGGACCGGAATGCCCCTGACGATCTCGATATAGAACCGGGCGGCCTGGCGCAGCACGATGCTGTCAGCCATGCCCGCCAGCGCGATCAGCAGGCCAAGCATGGAGGCGAGTGCAAAACCGGTCAGCGTGACGAAAACAGTGACGCCGATACCGCGGGAGACTGTTTCGAACGCCTGGGTATAGAGATCGTTGACGGCGATGGTGATGGCCAGCGCCAGCGCCAGAAGGCCAAGCGCCACCAGCCACCAGGGAAAATCCTGCTTGCTACCGTTCGGAAGGGTCTGGAAGGCCATGGAAAACTGCCTGGCCGTCAGTTACCCAGCTTGTAATCGAGGAACCACTTCTTGTTCAGGGCGTCGAACGTGCCATCGGCCTTCAGGGCGGCGATGGCGGCATTGATCGGCTTGACCAGATCCGAACCCTTTTGAAAGATGAAGCCGAAATCCTCGGTGCCCAGCGGTTCGCCGATGATTTTCAATGCTCCACCGGAGGCATCGACATAGCCTTTGCCCGCCGTGCTGTCGGTGAGCACCAGATCGACATCGCCGGTTTTCAGGGCCTGCACGGTCGCGCCAAAGGTTTCAAACAGTTTGATACGCGGGTTCTGTTCGTTGCCATCAAGCACTTCGTAGACAGCGGTGTAGAACGGGCTTGTGCCTGGCTGCGCGGCGATCAGGCCCTTGTCGAAGGCCTTGAAGCTCTTGGCGTCGGTAAAACGGGCCTCATCGCTGCGCACCAGCATCAATTGCTGCGAGCGCATATAGGGATCGGAGAAATCGATCTTTTCCTTGCGGTCTTCCTTGATGGTGATGCCGGTCATGCCAATGTTGTATTGTCCGTCGGCAACCGCCTGGATCATCGCGTCCCAGGAGGTGTTCTGATATTCGACCTTGAAATTCAGCCGCTTGGCGATCTCGTTCATGGCGTCATATTCCCAGCCTATCGCCTTGCCGCTCTTCGGATCGACAAATTGCAATGGCGGATAGGCGTTTTCGGTCACGACGATCACCGTCTTGCCGCCGAGATCCGGCAGATCCGCAGCAAAGGCGGCGAAGGGGGCGAGCAAAAGGGCCGAAAGACCAGCGAGAACGGCGCGGCGCAAAGACATGAAAATAACTCCTGGACCATGTGGCGAGCGAACACTGTCACACATGATCCCTCCATTTCAAGGGACTTGAGGCCCGAACAGCCGTTCATCCCGGCTGCATCGTGCCGAAGGCGGCGACCATTGCGACAGCGGCAAGACCCAGCCCACATTCCGCCAGCGTTCCGATACGGATGGCGCGGATTGCGCCTGCCGGGCTGTGATGCATGCGCGGTACGAAGACGTAGCGGTTGATGATGGCGATCATCACCATGGCGGCAACAGCAGCGATCTTGACGAGCAGCAATTTCTGATAGGGCATGCTGATATCGACAGCATGCGCCCCGACGATCAGCCAGGCGTTGAGTGCGCCACTCATCAGGGTCAGGGCGACGGCGATATGGCCTATGGTGGAAAATCGCATCAGTGCCACCAGTGCTGGCGGCCGTGCGTGCTCATCCTGCATGGCCTTTAACAACAGCACGACGGGCGGCAAGGCTCCGAGCCAGAGGCCAGCAGCCAGAAGATGCAGGCTGTGATTGGCGCGATGCAGAAGGCCGGTCGCACCCGTCTCGGCAATCGCATGACCATTGAGGCTGAGGCTGATCAAGAACAAGGCGCCAAACAGCGTTACGACGATGCCGCGATGATGGCGAAAGATGCAATAGGCCAGCAGGAGCGCGCCGGTGAGCCCTGCCTGTAGCCCGAGCGCTGCTCCGCTTTGCGTGGCCTGGAGCAGGTCGGCGACCAGGGTCGGCGTCACCGTTTGCCAGCCATCACCGAGCAAGGCTGCCTGGGCGGCGATCTTGCCGATACCGGCAATTATCATGAGCACGAGCGCGAGATGGTAAAATCTGGCCAGGCGGTGCTCGATATGCTCGGCAAGATCCTTGGCGACGGCAAGCAACAGAAAGCCATGCGCGCCCCAGAGGAAGAGCGCGCAGGCGTCGAACACCAGGCGGCAGAGAATGTTGGCCTGTTCGGGTGTCACGGCTTGACGGTAAAGCTGGTCGTACCGTTCGACTTATGACCATCGACCGACAGAACATGCCATTCGACACTATAGGCACCAGGGGCAAGCGGCTCGCTGAGCGGAACGCTCAGGCCCTTGCCGTCCTTGCTGACCACCGCTTCACCGGTTTTGATCTTCTGCTGTTGCGGGCCGGTGATATCGACACCGGAAAATTTCGGCTCAAGCCCTTCGGTAAAGCTGAGGTCGATGGTTTTCGGGGCGCTGACAATGGTCGCCTTGTCCGCCGGGGCGACGGTGGCCAGGTGAGCATGGGCGAAGGCTTGGCCTGCCATGGCCAGGGCGCCGAAGAGCGCGAATGTGGCCAGTGTTCTCGATGTGACAGTCATGATCGTGTCCTTTGGTTTCGGATGAGATGGATTGCAGGCGGCTTTCGATGTGCCGCCCTTTTGCGTGTCGGTTTAGCTCAATGCTCTTTTCAATGGTTTGATCCGGCGGATCAGCACCATATCGATCAGGAGTACAGCCAGCAGCGCCGCGCCGGTCAGGGGGAACAGCAGGGAGGTGAGCAGCATGACGATGGCACCAGTTTTCCAAAGGCGCATGTCGGCGGGATAGGCGGGCGCCATCAGCCGTGATGCGCCTTTCGGTCGGCGTATCCACCACATGGCGATGCCGCTGACGCTGAGAAAGATCACGGCCAGGCAATAGACGGTGACGAGGATCAGGTTCCACAGACCGATTGTGCCCATGTGAAAGGATACGCCGATCGCCATCGTCTTGCCGGCGAGACCGTAGTTTTCATATTTGATATCGGCCAGGACCTTGCCGCTGTAGCGATCGATATGCACGGTCCGGTCGGAGCGGGGATCGGTGCTGTCTTTGCTCATCGTGTCCCGGGAAATACTCCAGACGCCGCTTTCGTCCTTGGGAAAATTCAACTGAAAGCGATTGTCGAAGCCGATGGCCCGGGCATAGGCAATGACATTGTCAAGGGTGACGGCCTCCCCATCCGGCAGTCCGGCGTGACCGGCAGCGGAGCCGGACATCGGCATGGGGGCCTGCTCCAATGTCCAGGGCACATCCTTGATGCTGCCATGGTTCATGGCGGCATGGGTCGCGTCGGACAGTGGGGCATCGCTCCATTTGCCGATCGGGAACGTGCTCCAGGCCTGGGTGAATTTTTCACCCCAGACGCCTGTCCAGCTCAAGCCCGACACCAGAAAGACCAGAAGCAGGATCGAAGCGTAAAAGCCGATGGTGCGGTGCAGGGATTTCCAGAGCTGGCGACCCTTTTCGGCAAAGCTCGGAATGAGCAGTCGCAAATAGCTCTCGCCCTGGCGCGGCCACCACATGTAAAGCCCGGTGATGATCAGCACCACGCCGAAACCGGCGGCGATTTCGATCAGCCGGTCGCCCAGGGTGCCGATCAAAAGGTCGCTGTGAATGCTGTCGGCCAGGTCGTAGAGCGCGCTACGGTGGTTCCATTGGCCCAGCACCTGCGCATCATAGGGATTGACGGCGACCATCATCGACTCTTGGCCCCGGTTGACCCGGAAAGCCGCGACACTCTGCGGTGTGGCTGGCGCGATATATTGAGCGATAACCCCGCCTGGAACGGCGGACAGTGCGGCGTCTGCCTGTTGCGACACAAGCGTCTGGGCAGTCGTGGGGGTGACGGTGAAAGCCTTTTCTCCGTCGCGTCCGACCAGGGTGGCGCTCCACATCATGATCAGTCCGGTGACGGCCAGCACGATCAGGAAAGGGGCGACATAGAGCCCGGCATAGAAATGCCAGCGCCAGGCGGCAAAATAAAATCCTCTGGTTGAGGCTGCTACCGGCTTTTCGACCGGCAGCGATGTAATGGTGGACATGGATGAAACCTTGGAAGGGTGCCTGATGGCTGGCTTGCTGGACATGCAACGGGCGGACATGCAAACGCATGTGATCCGGCAAAGTCCGCAAGGCCATAGGCATGCATCTGATGGGAGCGGAGCGTCAGTCGAAGGAAAAAACCTGTTCGACCAAGCCCTGCTGCCGGTGATGGTCATGCGTTCCTCGCCCTGCTGCAAGAGAGGCAGGGCGCAAGAGCGGCATGGCCGGATCAGATGTCAGCCAAGGGTGGAGCGCGGGGGGCGCTATTGGGGGGGAAGATCCTGAAGATGACGGGCGCTTGAAAAGGCGGACTTGCCGTTTCAAGACTGGCTCTGGCCGCCACGCCAATCGTATCCGCAGGCATGGGCAAGAGGATGGAGGCGCCGATACGGCAGGCTTCGCAGCCGTTTTGGGATAGATGCCCGTGGGCTTTGCCGTGATCTTCAGGCGCAAAGGAGGTTTGGCTGGAGATGCACAGGACCGGCAGCGAACCATCCGGCAGGGTATAGGAGGCAAATTCCGTCGGGATTTGCGGTGCTGCCAAGGCCTGAGGGGTTTTATGGGCAAAGCCGATGGCGACAACAGCGATCATGCACAAGGCATGCACCACTATGCGCCATGTCATGAAGACATTCCACTTTTTCTGGAAATGGTCTTGCCCTGCCCGCATCGCTTTCCCTTGATCATGGCGGTTTTGTCGAAACGCCACTGTTCAATCAGCAGTAAGGGGGAGACCGCGATGTTTCAAGATCAATGTCTGGCAACGGCCCTGCGTCGCGTGGCCGCAGGGTTGTTCCTGTGCTGTCCCTGTGTTGCCAATGTGCTGAATGAGCGGGCGGCAACAAAAAAGGCGGCCCGAAGACCGCCTTTTTCAGAAAGATTATGCCAGACTTATTCAGCCGAACCTTCGGCTGCCTTTGCAGCTTCGGCTTCAGCAGCGGCAGCCTTTTCGGCGGCTTCTGCTGCGGCCTTTTCAGCGGCCAGAGCCTGTGCTGCTGCAACCTTTTCGGCTTCCAGGCGGGCCTTTTCCTCGGCAAGTGCGGCGCGCTCGGCGTCGTTCAGCTTGCGGGCGCGGGTGCCGGTGTTTTCAACGATACGAGCGGATTTGCCGCGACGGTCGCGCAGGTAGTAGAGCTTGGCGCGACGGACCTTACCGCGACGAACCACTTCGACGCTTTCAACCAGCGGCGAATAGACCGGGAAAACGCGCTCGACGCCTTCGCCATAGGAAATCTTGCGAACGGTGAAGCTTTCGTTGATGCTGCCGCCGGAGCGGGCAATGCATACGCCTTCATAGGCCTGTACGCGGGTACGGTTGCCTTCCGTGACGCGGACGTTGACGCGCAGCGTATCGCCAGGAGAAAATTCCGGCAGGGTGCGCTTGGCTTCGATCTTGGCGGCCTGTTCGGCTTCTAGCTGCTGAATGATGTTCATCGGTTTAACCTTTTCAAGTTCTTCTGAAACAGCCAGAGCGCTCATCCCTCATCCCTGGGTCATAGCCTCGGGATGACGCCTTGCGGCGGGAGCGGTTTCGCAGTTCTTTGTTTTCGGTCTTTTCAGTCTCGTTAACGGGATAACACCCGTTTCCGCGCCTGCCCTTATACCAATCGGTCCTGCTTGTCATCCCTTGGCCCCAAGAATTTTGCTCGGGTTGCCGACTTGCGCAGGCGGCGGGCTGTTGCAATAACGGCGCGGGGGGAGCCATTCATGTCGATAGAAATCATCAGTCTGATGTTTGCCGCCGGGTTTTTCTCGGCGGTTGTCAATGCCATTGCCGGCGGCGGAACCTTCCTGACTTTCGGGGTGCTGACCCTGGCAGGCCTGCCCTCGGTCACGGCCAATGCGACCTCGTCCATCATTCAGTTTCCCGGTTATATCACCTCGACGCTCGCCTATCGGCGCGAAATCGCTGCCCATTGGAAAAGTGCTGCGCTGCTGTCGATAATTTCAGCCGTGGGTTCGGTGGTCGGTGCGTTGATCCTGATTTCCCTTTCCAATCCCACCTTCAGCCGCCTGGTGCCATGGCTGTTGCTGATGGCAACGCTGGTGTTTGCGCTTGGCCCCCGGCTGAGGCGCAAGGCCGATAAGCAGCACCCCGCCAACGTGCTCGGATTGCTGCTGCAAGGCATCACCTCCGTCTATGGCGGATTTTTCGGAGCGGGCATGGGCATTATGATGCTGGCCTCGCTGCAATTTGCCAGCGGCGGTGACTACCACCATCTGAACGCGCTGAAAAATCTGTTGGCCATCGTTATCGCCGCGATTGCCATCCTGGTGTTTGCAACGGCTGGCGCGGTGTCGTGGCTGCATGCGGGCATCATGCTGCCGGCGGCGGCACTGGGCGGCTATGCCGGTGTGCACATGGCCAAACGCGCGCCGCAGACATTGCTGCGCTGGTTGGTGATCGCCGCTGGCCTGTCGCTGGCGATCTACTACTTTTTTAAAGGCTGATTGGCCTGGGGGTGATTGGTGGAGGGCTGAGAGAGCAAATCGGGCCGCCGCTCGCGGGTCAGTGTCTCGGATTGCTCCTGGCGCCAGGCCTCGATGGCACCGTGATTGCCCGAGGTCAGCACTGCCGGGATCTCCCGGCCCTCAAAGACTTGCGGACGGGTATAATGCGGATGTTCCAGCAACCCGCCCTCGAAGCTTTCATGCAGGCCAGACAGGTCATTGCCCATCACGCCGGGGATGATGCGCACCACGGCGTCCAGAAGTGTCAGGGCCGCAGGCTCTCCGCCTGAGAGAATATAATCGCCGATGGAGACTTCCTCCAGATTGCGGGCCTCGATGACCCGCTGGTCGACACCTTCGAACCGTCCGCAGACGATCACCACGCCGGTACCTCCAGCGATTTCGCGGACCCGTTTCTGGGTGAGGGGCCTGCCCCGCGGGCTCATCAATAGACGGGGGCGCCTCTCACTGCCAAGGGTGTCATCTCCCAGACTGTCGATGGCTCTGGCCAGCACATCCGGTTTCAGCACCATGCCTGCACCGCCACCGGCGGGCGTGTCATCAACGCTGCGGTGCTTGTCACTGGCAAAATCGCGGATCTGCACCGCCTCCATGGCCCATTGGCCGCGCTCCAGCGCCCGGCCCGCCAGCGACACGCCGAGATGCCCCGGAAACATCTCCGGATAGAGCGTCAGCACAGTTGCCTGAAATGTCATATCAGCGACCGCCGCTCTTCGGCTTGCCATCGGCGCTGAACGGTTCCTCGCTCCCGTCGTCCTTCAGGCCTGCTGCCTCGGGATCGATCAACAGCTTGCCTTCCTCCAGATCGATTTCCAGCACGGCAGCCTCGGAAAACGGCACAAGAACGGGGCGCTTGCCCGGTCCTTTTACTTCCAGCAGATCGCCTGCGCCGAAATCGAACACTGCCGTTACGGTGCCGTAGCTATTGCCTTCGGCATCCACCACCGCCAGACCCTCCAGGTCGGCATAGTAGAATTCATCGTCATCAAGTTCTTCATCGGGCAGCGCGCTGCGCTCGATAAACAATTCCAACCCGTTCAAGGCTTCGGCGGCATTGCGGTCATTGACGCCGCGAAAGCGCACCACGACAACGGTTTTGGCCTCACGAATATCCAGCACCTCGAAGATCCGGCCATCTGCGGCATGCAGTTTGCCGTAGTCGCCCAGCGCCATCGGGTAGGCAGTGAAGGATTTCACCCGCACTTCGCCACGGAGGCCTTGGGCGGCACCGATAACGGCCATCAGCACGGGATTTTCAAGCTTGGTCATGGCGGATGAAGGTCCTTGGCGACAGTCGGGGGGCTGTTTGAAATTGGGTAGAAGCGGACGAAGGATAAACGACAAACGGGCGACATGAAACCATGCCGCCCGTCGGTCAAATCATTTCAAACCGATTATTCAGCGGCTTCGGCAGTAGCAGCAGCCAGGGCATCAGCCTTCTGCTTCTTTTCAGCCAGACGCTCAACAGCGCGCTTGCCGGGCTTTGCCTTTTCAGGGTTGCTGCGTGCAGCGCGTTCAGCCAGGCCAGCTTCTGCAAGGAACTTCAGAACGCGGTCGGTCGGCTGTGCGCCCTTGGCAATCCATTCCTTGATACGGTCAGCGTTCAGTTCAACGCGCTTTTCATTGTCCTTGCCGAGCATTGGGTTCCAGGAACCAACCTTTTCCAGGAAACGGCCATCGCGTGGCGAACGGGCGTCGGCGATAACGATCTGGTAGTAAGGACGCTTCTTGGAGCCGCCGCGGGCGAGACGAATCTTGAGGGACATGGGTATACTCCTTGGTTTTTAACCGGCGCGGTCTGTTGCGTCCGGTATGTTGTTGAGGCCGCCGTCAGGCGGTCTGTTCCGTTTGACTGCTATGTTCAGCCGCAATGGCTTCATGATGCCGGATAACTTCCTTGATAATGAAATTCAGGAAAGTCTCGGCAAAATCCGGGTCGAGTTGGGCGTCCTTGGCAAGCTGCCGCAAACGTTCGATCTGGTATTCCTCCCGCGCCGGATCGGCGGCCGGAAGGTCGTATTTGGCTTTCAGCACGCCCACTGCCTGTGTGCAGCGGAAGCGTTCGGCCAGCATATGCACCAGTGCCGCGTCGATATTGTCAATCGACTGGCGGTAACCGGCAAGTTCCTGTCTGATGGCAGTATCAAACACGGGAAGGGACATCGGCAGCTATCCTCACTTCTTCTTTGGGAGGCCGGGAAGGCCTGGGAAGCCTCCACCAAGACCGGGCAATTTTCCACCACCCAGGCCGGGAAGTCCGCCACCCATTCCACCTGCCAAGCCACCAAGGCCCGGTGGTGGCTTGATACCGGCGGCTTCAGCCTGGCGCGCCAGCGCTTCCAGCTGCTTGGGGTCCATGGAACTGAGATCCGGCATGCCGCCCATTCCACCCCCCATTCCGCCCATGCCCATCTTTCCGGCCAGGCCGCCCAT contains the following coding sequences:
- a CDS encoding amino acid ABC transporter permease; this translates as MAFQTLPNGSKQDFPWWLVALGLLALALAITIAVNDLYTQAFETVSRGIGVTVFVTLTGFALASMLGLLIALAGMADSIVLRQAARFYIEIVRGIPVLVLLFYVAFVGAPGFVALYNTLTAPLVSTGWLEPLQVRDVSLMWRAIFALCIGYSAFIAEIFRAGIESIDKGQIEAAKSLGLNRAQRFCLVVLPQAIRVIFPPLSNDFVAMVKDSSLVSVLGVADISQAGKIYASGSFRFFETYSIVAYIYLILTIGLSLILRRVEKRMRARETQRT
- a CDS encoding transporter substrate-binding domain-containing protein, whose amino-acid sequence is MSLRRAVLAGLSALLLAPFAAFAADLPDLGGKTVIVVTENAYPPLQFVDPKSGKAIGWEYDAMNEIAKRLNFKVEYQNTSWDAMIQAVADGQYNIGMTGITIKEDRKEKIDFSDPYMRSQQLMLVRSDEARFTDAKSFKAFDKGLIAAQPGTSPFYTAVYEVLDGNEQNPRIKLFETFGATVQALKTGDVDLVLTDSTAGKGYVDASGGALKIIGEPLGTEDFGFIFQKGSDLVKPINAAIAALKADGTFDALNKKWFLDYKLGN
- the copD gene encoding copper homeostasis membrane protein CopD; this encodes MTPEQANILCRLVFDACALFLWGAHGFLLLAVAKDLAEHIEHRLARFYHLALVLMIIAGIGKIAAQAALLGDGWQTVTPTLVADLLQATQSGAALGLQAGLTGALLLAYCIFRHHRGIVVTLFGALFLISLSLNGHAIAETGATGLLHRANHSLHLLAAGLWLGALPPVVLLLKAMQDEHARPPALVALMRFSTIGHIAVALTLMSGALNAWLIVGAHAVDISMPYQKLLLVKIAAVAAMVMIAIINRYVFVPRMHHSPAGAIRAIRIGTLAECGLGLAAVAMVAAFGTMQPG
- the copC gene encoding copper homeostasis periplasmic binding protein CopC; amino-acid sequence: MTVTSRTLATFALFGALAMAGQAFAHAHLATVAPADKATIVSAPKTIDLSFTEGLEPKFSGVDITGPQQQKIKTGEAVVSKDGKGLSVPLSEPLAPGAYSVEWHVLSVDGHKSNGTTSFTVKP
- a CDS encoding PepSY-associated TM helix domain-containing protein, with product MSTITSLPVEKPVAASTRGFYFAAWRWHFYAGLYVAPFLIVLAVTGLIMMWSATLVGRDGEKAFTVTPTTAQTLVSQQADAALSAVPGGVIAQYIAPATPQSVAAFRVNRGQESMMVAVNPYDAQVLGQWNHRSALYDLADSIHSDLLIGTLGDRLIEIAAGFGVVLIITGLYMWWPRQGESYLRLLIPSFAEKGRQLWKSLHRTIGFYASILLLVFLVSGLSWTGVWGEKFTQAWSTFPIGKWSDAPLSDATHAAMNHGSIKDVPWTLEQAPMPMSGSAAGHAGLPDGEAVTLDNVIAYARAIGFDNRFQLNFPKDESGVWSISRDTMSKDSTDPRSDRTVHIDRYSGKVLADIKYENYGLAGKTMAIGVSFHMGTIGLWNLILVTVYCLAVIFLSVSGIAMWWIRRPKGASRLMAPAYPADMRLWKTGAIVMLLTSLLFPLTGAALLAVLLIDMVLIRRIKPLKRALS
- a CDS encoding DUF2946 family protein produces the protein MTWRIVVHALCMIAVVAIGFAHKTPQALAAPQIPTEFASYTLPDGSLPVLCISSQTSFAPEDHGKAHGHLSQNGCEACRIGASILLPMPADTIGVAARASLETASPPFQAPVIFRIFPPNSAPRAPPLADI
- the rplS gene encoding 50S ribosomal protein L19, whose translation is MNIIQQLEAEQAAKIEAKRTLPEFSPGDTLRVNVRVTEGNRTRVQAYEGVCIARSGGSINESFTVRKISYGEGVERVFPVYSPLVESVEVVRRGKVRRAKLYYLRDRRGKSARIVENTGTRARKLNDAERAALAEEKARLEAEKVAAAQALAAEKAAAEAAEKAAAAEAEAAKAAEGSAE
- a CDS encoding sulfite exporter TauE/SafE family protein produces the protein MSIEIISLMFAAGFFSAVVNAIAGGGTFLTFGVLTLAGLPSVTANATSSIIQFPGYITSTLAYRREIAAHWKSAALLSIISAVGSVVGALILISLSNPTFSRLVPWLLLMATLVFALGPRLRRKADKQHPANVLGLLLQGITSVYGGFFGAGMGIMMLASLQFASGGDYHHLNALKNLLAIVIAAIAILVFATAGAVSWLHAGIMLPAAALGGYAGVHMAKRAPQTLLRWLVIAAGLSLAIYYFFKG
- the trmD gene encoding tRNA (guanosine(37)-N1)-methyltransferase TrmD, giving the protein MTFQATVLTLYPEMFPGHLGVSLAGRALERGQWAMEAVQIRDFASDKHRSVDDTPAGGGAGMVLKPDVLARAIDSLGDDTLGSERRPRLLMSPRGRPLTQKRVREIAGGTGVVIVCGRFEGVDQRVIEARNLEEVSIGDYILSGGEPAALTLLDAVVRIIPGVMGNDLSGLHESFEGGLLEHPHYTRPQVFEGREIPAVLTSGNHGAIEAWRQEQSETLTRERRPDLLSQPSTNHPQANQPLKK
- the rimM gene encoding ribosome maturation factor RimM (Essential for efficient processing of 16S rRNA), which codes for MTKLENPVLMAVIGAAQGLRGEVRVKSFTAYPMALGDYGKLHAADGRIFEVLDIREAKTVVVVRFRGVNDRNAAEALNGLELFIERSALPDEELDDDEFYYADLEGLAVVDAEGNSYGTVTAVFDFGAGDLLEVKGPGKRPVLVPFSEAAVLEIDLEEGKLLIDPEAAGLKDDGSEEPFSADGKPKSGGR
- the rpsP gene encoding 30S ribosomal protein S16 — protein: MSLKIRLARGGSKKRPYYQIVIADARSPRDGRFLEKVGSWNPMLGKDNEKRVELNADRIKEWIAKGAQPTDRVLKFLAEAGLAERAARSNPEKAKPGKRAVERLAEKKQKADALAAATAEAAE
- a CDS encoding chorismate mutase, which produces MSLPVFDTAIRQELAGYRQSIDNIDAALVHMLAERFRCTQAVGVLKAKYDLPAADPAREEYQIERLRQLAKDAQLDPDFAETFLNFIIKEVIRHHEAIAAEHSSQTEQTA